The segment TTGGTCCAAGTATTAAATAAAGGTCGATTATATGAGAACGGTCTAATAATACCTAAAGTGATACTCAATGGATCAACAAGGTTCGATGAGTAGTAATCACCTAACTTCTGCATTTTTATTTCTAAGCTATAATAGCCTAAAACAATCATTAGTTTTTGATAGATAGATGCAGGTAGTGATTTCCATAGGTACTTTTCAGTTTCTGCACTGATCATCATATTTTCAATGTTGTTCAGGTCAGAATAGCTTTCTTGTTCACCTCCTCCTTGATATAATTTAGCTTCATTACCTGCAATCAAAAATTCTTGAATGATAGTAATTTGTTGCTCTATCAATTTCAATTCATCTTCAAGTGCTTTGATTAATAACTGTCGGATGGGTTTTTCATGGTTGAGTACATAAATAGCATTACATACCCAATAATAATTAGAGAAGAACCTTTCCAATAGTTTATGTAATAAATCAAAATCACTTTTTGATTCAGGGCAGTACTTTAATCTCTTTAATGCATTGTAAGCCGCCATTCTCATTAAAGGCCATGGATATTCTACCAATTGCCATAGAATTTCGTAAGTCTTTGCACAAGGAATTTTACCCATCACTTTACATAATGTGATCAGGTATGTTTCCTCTCTTCTTTTATTGACAAACAGTTCATTCTCGATAATATCAAGACAATCTTCTCCGTAATTAATCAATGCTCTCAGAATAGCATCATTAAATTTATTGTCTTTTAAAAGTGAGATTAAAATGGGTAAATGCATAGGGCTTTTCACTATGCAAGTTATATTGATTGCACCCTTTACTTTTTTAGAAGATTCACCCAATAAAGCATTTAGAATATAATCCTCACTTTCTTTTGGCGATACCTTAGCCAAAACTTCTAATGCCATCAATGAATGGTCGATATTCTCTGAGTTGATAGTATTCTTAATGAAATTAAGAGCAATATCCCTCATTTCAGCATCAGTAGATGACAATAGACTATAAAGTGCTCCTTTTCTTATTTCTGCATCATCGTGGTCGATTAAATCGATGACTTCTTTAATAAAACTTGGAGTTAGTTTACAAGTGATCATGATAGCTTTCTTCCTTACTAAAGGATCTTCCTCATGTTCAGCAAGACGTTGAATACTTTCCTGAATCTTTTTTGTCATGATATCCTCACTAAATTCAATAGAGAAATATCGAATGGCAGGATCTGGATGACGAAGCATATGTAAAACAATTGCTTCATTCTTTTTGGGATTAATCACCGTATTGGCCTCTAATGCATAAATGATATCTTCGGGCATCTTAGACATCAATTTAGAGTTTAATAAACGGTTTACTTCTTTATCATGTGTCGCAATCTCGTAGCTTTCCATATCTCTTAATAGAAAAGCTCTACGGATAATCACTCGATAATCTCTTGAAACTAGTTTGGCTAAAATCCACCAGAAGACAAGTATGGCCATAAGTAACCAAACAATAAATGATCCTTCCTCTGTAGGGCGATCAGCATCCAAAACCCAAAGAAAAAGACCGGCTAGAAATAATCCTCCGGAGCCAAAAAATCCTCTTAAGATTCCAAAAGTAAATCCTCTATGTTTTCTCTGAATAGGTCGAAGTAATGATGGAACTACTGTTGCAAACACAATATTTCGGCTAAAAATAAAAGTGATAGCAATTAAAGTAAGTAGTATCGGAATTTCGGCAGGGTGTAATTTTAAAACGAGATAAGTAATAAAAGTAATTACCAGGAGAATTAGCGGTGGGGTAAGTAATAGTTTCTTAATACCAATATCCTGTAGTTTTCTCGTAGAAAAATAAGGTTGTATGATCGATGTTAGTGCATAGGCAATAACTAATAACAAGCCTAAAACACTTAATCCTTTAGAAGGACTATAAACAGAAATACGGAGATCTATCATAAAGAAGAACTCAACAATTCCCCATACACAAGCTATACAAAGGGACAATAATCCCATTTTGAAGATATAGGGGTTGGATATACCGAAGAACCAAAAACTTTCTGGTGTAAATTTTCTTGAAGGTCTTGTGATCTCTTTATGATAATCATTAAGCTGATCTGAGGTATATGTTGATGTAAGTAGTCTCCATAAGCTCCAACCACTAATAATAGATAGTATAATTCCACCAAAAGCGATAGTAGAAATTCCTACTAAATTGTAGGCGATAAGAACAACTATAAATCCGACTAGCTTTGAGAAGATTTTTATGGATTTAGCTTTTTCGAAGTAGTTATTATCGTCTGAATTCACAAAGGTATTTTCAGAGACAGTCCAATAGGTACAATCTTCTAAAAATAAAATTCCTTTGAGCGACATAATGAGTAATATAATACTCCAATAATCTTGTTCTCCTAAGCTTAAACTCCAAACATTTATACTTAGTAGTATTTTAATAACGGCATAAACAGCATTGAGATGCTCTACTCTTAAACGTCGTTCTAAGTAAGCAAATATCCTTGCCACTGCCATAATTCCAGCTCCCGAGAACATAAAAATAAAGGGTAGCGTATCTACAGCTCTTTCTTTAAATAAGAAATAGTAGGCAATAGAAAAAACAATAGAAATGGAGGTTCCTTCTGTAACAAAAAAGGAAATCAACCATGCAGGGTTGTTTTTACTAAGTATTTGGAAAAGCTTGATAAAGATACTCTTCTTAGGAAGGTAATAGTAAATCTTTGAAGCAATTATGTTCATCTGCTGATATGTACGAACTGTTTAGGTATATGCTTTTAATATTATTTTAAATTAAGAAAAAAAGCCGAGGTAATTAATATAATCACCTCGGCTTTTTTGAATAGAATTTTTGAGATTCAACTATTTATTCATTGAGATTAAGAAATCTTCATTTGAACGTGTTCCTCTCATATTACTTTGTAAGAATTCCATAGCTTCTGTCGACTTCATGTCAGACATCATTCTACGCATAATCCATACTCTTTGTAAAGTATCTTTATCCATAAGAAGGTCTTCTCTACGAGTACCTGACATAGGAATATCAATAGCAGGGTAGATACGCTTGTTTGCAAGTTTTCTATCCAATTGTAATTCCATGTTACCAGTACCTTTAAATTCTTCGAAGATTACTTCATCCATTTTTGAACCGGTATCAATTAGTGCTGTTGAAATGATTGTCAAAGAGCCACCATTTTCAACATTACGAGCTGCACCAAAGAATCTTTTTGGTTTATGAAGAGCATTGGCATCAACACCACCAGAAAGGATTTTACCAGATGAAGGAGCAACGGTATTGTATGCTCTTGCTAAACGAGTGATAGAGTCCAATAAGATGACAACATCATGAGAACACTCCACCATACGTTTGGCTTTCTCTAGTACTAACGATGATACTTTAACGTGTTTGTCCGCTGTTTCATCGAAAGTTGAAGCAATAACTTCTGCATTTACACTACGCTGCATATCTGTTACTTCTTCTGGACGTTCGTCAATTAGAAGAATAATCAAATAACACTCAGGGTGATTTTGTGCAATAGCATTAGCTACTTCTTTTAGTAAAACAGTTTTACCTGTTTTAGGTTGTGCTACGATCATACCACGTTGACCTTTACCAATAGGGGCAAAAAGATCAAGGACACGTGTAGAATATATTTGTGGTTTCGTAGATAAGTGTAATTGATCTTGTGGGAACAATGGAGTAAGGTACTCAAATGGAATACGGTCACGAATTTCATCTGTAGTCTTACCGTTTACTGTATCTACTTTTAGTAATGCAAAATATTTTTCACCTTCTTTTGGAGGTCTGATATTACCTTGTACGGTATCACCAGTTTTTAATCCAAATAATTTAATTTGTGAAGGAGAAACGTAAATATCATCAGGACCAGCCAAGTAATTGTAATCTGCAGATCTTAAGAAACCATATCCATCTGACATAATTTCTAGAACACCTTCGCTACCAATTACACCGTCAAAATCCTTTACAGATACTTTTTGAACAGGTTTTGGAGGCTCACTAGCTTTTTGTTGAGAAGCTGTTTCTTTCTCTTGTTCTAAAGTAGGAAGTCCTTCATCATTGTTATCGTCCAAGAACATATCGAAATCTGGTAAATCGTCGAAAGCATCGATTCCTAAATCGATTTCTTCTAACGACATGATATCGTCATGTGTTACCTGTACAGATTGTTGCTGTTGAGGGGGATTTCCTTTCTTTTTTCTTTTATTTCCGCCTTTTCCTTGTTGTTGCTGATTAGCAGGAGCGGCTTTTTTAACGTTTTCTCTTTTAACTCTGGATTGCTGATTAGGTTGTTTGCGTCGAGTTAATCTTTTGTCTTTAGACGGGCTAGATTCTGGCGTAGTCTTAGATTCGTCAGAGGCAGGGGTAACAGAATTAGAAGGAGCAGCCTCGGTTGCAGGAGCTGAAGCAGGAGAAGGCGTTTTTGGGGAATCGCTCTCTTTTTTAGTGGCATTCACATGCTTCTCTATCCTTTCAATGAGCTCTTTCTTACGGAGGTTACTGAAATTTTTCATGCCAAGACCCTCTGCTATATCTTTTAATTCAGATAGCAGTCTAGCCTCTAGTAGCTTTCTTGTATACATATAAATAAATGATGACAGTTTTATTCACACTGTCGGTATAATGAAATACTTTTTTGAAGAACTTATATTAAAATAAGGTGTGAGGTAGGGATTAATCATTTCCCTAATTATGGTCGATACCGGAAGGAATTATGGTATGTTCGACCTCTATATTACAAATCTAAGGTATTGTATTAAATTTCACAATACAAATCCAGGATTAATTTTCTAGTAATTCTTTAATTATTTCACCGAAATATGCCCCATATTCAGGTCCTACCCAATTCATCTCTCGAATTTCATAACTATTTAAAGAATCGTAATAAGCATCGCATGTGATATAACCTGCATAGTTACCATTAAAGCTAGTAACCATAAATTCTTTATTTTGTTGATGTGCAACTCGATCAAACTGATAATCTAAAGCAATTTCACCTGAAAAATCAGAAGGACAGGCAAACCAATCGATATTCCCTATACGCATTAAAGTGATATCTCCTTGTAAACCTCCATCTGAAGCAGATTTAAATACCCAGTCTCTTACTTTTAAATTACTTTCAATTCTAATTTGTGACGGTCTGAAATCAATAGGTATTTTATGTATATCTACATTCACAACGGCATTTGTCTGTGTTTTATCCCAGATGTGAAGGATTGAATCCGATAAAACACTACCCATATCTTTGATTCTTTCGAAACTATCTTCAATATGTTTTGGATCTCCAGGACCATGACTTGCGACCATACCGGCACAGAATGCTGCAAAATCGATAGTTTTAGATGCTTCCAAATGATTAATCCATTCGCCTGGATAATCTCTTGATAAGATCCAGTAATTCATATTAATATGTGTGGGATGTGCATTATAGGTAACGATAGCAGCATTTTTACCATCTACCCTATTAATTTTAATACCACGGATAGAGTTTTCTTTTCTACCATTATATACAATTCTATTGGTTACCCATTCAGGAGATTGTGTTTTTAAGAACCCAACACTTCCTTTCTGTTTTGAAGCCTTGGCATTTAGAATTGCTTGATAAGCAGATGCAACAATTTTACTTGTTCCTTCTTCGGAAAAAATACCCATTGCTATATTACCTAATAACGAAGGGTCGAAACCGCCCATGCCATTATGAGTATGTGTTGCAGAAAACAAAACATCTTCTTCTGTAATACCTATATTAAGTAATTTCTCTCCTAATCTTTTTCGAACTTCAGTAGGGAAAATCATTAAGTCTAACGATAACACATACGTTTGCCTAATGCCATCATCAAAAGCAAATGCCCTTGCGTATAAAGAATCTCTTACAGCTCTGTACTGTGTTCTAAAGCCATATCCCGCAACAGGTAATGGTACTCCTTTTGGAATAATACATTCTTTGGCCCATCCAATTTGTAAAGTGTCGTCAGTAGAGACCTGCTGTTCTAGCTCTTTGATGGTTTCAGCTACATTCAGAAAAGTTTTTTTGTACTCTTCTGTTGATTTTAATGGTGTACGGTCTATGGTACCGATCAACGAAAAAGCCAAAATTAGAATAACTGAAACGGAGATTATTGCTTTTTTCAAAAACTTAAGTGATTTAAAATAAGATATTTGTAATTCCTTAATAAGTTGTTCGGCAATTTACTTAAAAACAACCAATAACCGGAAGAAGCAATCACAATAAAAATAAGTATCAATAAATATTATTTCAAAGATTTACTTATTGAAAAAAATAGGATTATATTTGATTTCATTAACATATCAGATTTATAAAAACTCATTTTTAATCATGAAAAACCTCTTTCTTAAAGCAGTTGCATTTATCGCCGCTTTAACTATGCTGCAAGGATGTTACCCAGGTGGAGCAGAATATACTAGTGATCTAGATATTGCTATTTCACAGTATTCTTCAGTAGAAGCATTGAACAGCTATAAAACGTATTATTTAGTTACTGATTCTATGTCAATCATTGGTGTTGGTACTGATAATACATTGAGCGAAGCAGAACAACAAGATGTAATTAGTTACACAAATGAGATGCTTCAGCAAAAATTAGGGTTAACTCCTTTGGTAAATCCAACTGCAGATAATAACCCAGATTTATTTATTCAATTATCACAAATTGCAGTGCAGCAATCAGGTGTTATCTGGCAACCTCCATATTGGCCAGGTTACCCGGGTTACCCAGGTTGGGGATGGCCAGGTTATCCAGGATACCCAGGTTATCCAGGATATGGTGGAGGATACTCTTACTATTCTTATAGTAATGGTACAATCCTAATCGATTTTGTAGATGTTGCTAAAACGCAAAGTGAAAATGCAGATACTCCAGAAGATGGAGATTACTTGCTTTATCTTGGTTGGCAAGGTGGTTTGAACAGTGTTTTGTCAAGAGCAAACAGTGTTGATCTAATTAAAGAAGGCATTGATACTTTATTTGATCAGTATAACTTGGCC is part of the Flammeovirga agarivorans genome and harbors:
- a CDS encoding cyclic nucleotide-binding domain-containing protein encodes the protein MNIIASKIYYYLPKKSIFIKLFQILSKNNPAWLISFFVTEGTSISIVFSIAYYFLFKERAVDTLPFIFMFSGAGIMAVARIFAYLERRLRVEHLNAVYAVIKILLSINVWSLSLGEQDYWSIILLIMSLKGILFLEDCTYWTVSENTFVNSDDNNYFEKAKSIKIFSKLVGFIVVLIAYNLVGISTIAFGGIILSIISGWSLWRLLTSTYTSDQLNDYHKEITRPSRKFTPESFWFFGISNPYIFKMGLLSLCIACVWGIVEFFFMIDLRISVYSPSKGLSVLGLLLVIAYALTSIIQPYFSTRKLQDIGIKKLLLTPPLILLVITFITYLVLKLHPAEIPILLTLIAITFIFSRNIVFATVVPSLLRPIQRKHRGFTFGILRGFFGSGGLFLAGLFLWVLDADRPTEEGSFIVWLLMAILVFWWILAKLVSRDYRVIIRRAFLLRDMESYEIATHDKEVNRLLNSKLMSKMPEDIIYALEANTVINPKKNEAIVLHMLRHPDPAIRYFSIEFSEDIMTKKIQESIQRLAEHEEDPLVRKKAIMITCKLTPSFIKEVIDLIDHDDAEIRKGALYSLLSSTDAEMRDIALNFIKNTINSENIDHSLMALEVLAKVSPKESEDYILNALLGESSKKVKGAINITCIVKSPMHLPILISLLKDNKFNDAILRALINYGEDCLDIIENELFVNKRREETYLITLCKVMGKIPCAKTYEILWQLVEYPWPLMRMAAYNALKRLKYCPESKSDFDLLHKLLERFFSNYYWVCNAIYVLNHEKPIRQLLIKALEDELKLIEQQITIIQEFLIAGNEAKLYQGGGEQESYSDLNNIENMMISAETEKYLWKSLPASIYQKLMIVLGYYSLEIKMQKLGDYYSSNLVDPLSITLGIIRPFSYNRPLFNTWTKITALISVRDSVSPSLFKFIGQILNRDELRLIEPAAISLKRIHKYQDLNIEKTLDEMVSPEKKELIMGILSEGTKPLLELEKVILLKSTNLFREVPEHVLVDIASITHEIRVSRDTTIFRKGEESREMYIIYEGEVRLHDGNSTYANLINRDFFGDLSILDSSPRTLSAITTKDSVLLRIEQDDFLALMGYRRSLMVGIMKVLGQRIRKNEKASSFTKEKI
- the rho gene encoding transcription termination factor Rho; protein product: MYTRKLLEARLLSELKDIAEGLGMKNFSNLRKKELIERIEKHVNATKKESDSPKTPSPASAPATEAAPSNSVTPASDESKTTPESSPSKDKRLTRRKQPNQQSRVKRENVKKAAPANQQQQGKGGNKRKKKGNPPQQQQSVQVTHDDIMSLEEIDLGIDAFDDLPDFDMFLDDNNDEGLPTLEQEKETASQQKASEPPKPVQKVSVKDFDGVIGSEGVLEIMSDGYGFLRSADYNYLAGPDDIYVSPSQIKLFGLKTGDTVQGNIRPPKEGEKYFALLKVDTVNGKTTDEIRDRIPFEYLTPLFPQDQLHLSTKPQIYSTRVLDLFAPIGKGQRGMIVAQPKTGKTVLLKEVANAIAQNHPECYLIILLIDERPEEVTDMQRSVNAEVIASTFDETADKHVKVSSLVLEKAKRMVECSHDVVILLDSITRLARAYNTVAPSSGKILSGGVDANALHKPKRFFGAARNVENGGSLTIISTALIDTGSKMDEVIFEEFKGTGNMELQLDRKLANKRIYPAIDIPMSGTRREDLLMDKDTLQRVWIMRRMMSDMKSTEAMEFLQSNMRGTRSNEDFLISMNK
- a CDS encoding neutral/alkaline non-lysosomal ceramidase N-terminal domain-containing protein, which encodes MKKAIISVSVILILAFSLIGTIDRTPLKSTEEYKKTFLNVAETIKELEQQVSTDDTLQIGWAKECIIPKGVPLPVAGYGFRTQYRAVRDSLYARAFAFDDGIRQTYVLSLDLMIFPTEVRKRLGEKLLNIGITEEDVLFSATHTHNGMGGFDPSLLGNIAMGIFSEEGTSKIVASAYQAILNAKASKQKGSVGFLKTQSPEWVTNRIVYNGRKENSIRGIKINRVDGKNAAIVTYNAHPTHINMNYWILSRDYPGEWINHLEASKTIDFAAFCAGMVASHGPGDPKHIEDSFERIKDMGSVLSDSILHIWDKTQTNAVVNVDIHKIPIDFRPSQIRIESNLKVRDWVFKSASDGGLQGDITLMRIGNIDWFACPSDFSGEIALDYQFDRVAHQQNKEFMVTSFNGNYAGYITCDAYYDSLNSYEIREMNWVGPEYGAYFGEIIKELLEN
- a CDS encoding DUF4136 domain-containing protein gives rise to the protein MKNLFLKAVAFIAALTMLQGCYPGGAEYTSDLDIAISQYSSVEALNSYKTYYLVTDSMSIIGVGTDNTLSEAEQQDVISYTNEMLQQKLGLTPLVNPTADNNPDLFIQLSQIAVQQSGVIWQPPYWPGYPGYPGWGWPGYPGYPGYPGYGGGYSYYSYSNGTILIDFVDVAKTQSENADTPEDGDYLLYLGWQGGLNSVLSRANSVDLIKEGIDTLFDQYNLAKDGSDE